ataactcCATTTAATATGAAAGAGGATGAAGAGGATGGTGATTTTGATATCCAtggaaattttatttttaagaaagaCACTGAAGAGTATAAAGATCAATGGCTTGAAACAGTTGATTGGGAAGCTGTTAAAAAACGTGAATCAAAAGGAGAGACATATGAAACtgtattttttgtttaaatgtacttttattcatttaattttttacagACTGATGATACTCCTATTGAAATGATTACTACagagcaaaaaaaaatattgtttcaGAAATTATTAACCATTTTAAAGCCTAAAGAGGATATTAGTAAAGCTcttaaaagattaaatagTTCACAGAAACTTAATGCTGCTGAGAAAAGAAAATTACGTTGGGCTGCTAAAAAAGCAGGGAAAGAATTTAAGGATGAATCAGTTTCTACTATTGAAGAACTTACTGAAATTGCTGATAGACTTCTTAATGAAGGAAATACTGAAGCTTATCAAATGACATATGAAATGATTAACACAGAAATTGAAGATATAACTAAAAAGAATGAAAATGCATATGATATGTTTGGAGAAGAAGATGAAGTAGGAGCAAATAAGTAAATGAATTAatcctatatatatattatttgttatttaatttgtatatatata
This Strongyloides ratti genome assembly S_ratti_ED321, chromosome : 2 DNA region includes the following protein-coding sequences:
- a CDS encoding CD2 antigen cytoplasmic tail-binding protein 2; this translates as MSKRQVHFDDNISESSKSLKRQKTDSFDKVDSGDKDYDAMWKNKHTLDSDEEDNDDYQRLNMKKIEGQEEATISYDGDIKITPFNMKEDEEDGDFDIHGNFIFKKDTEEYKDQWLETVDWEAVKKRESKGETYETTDDTPIEMITTEQKKILFQKLLTILKPKEDISKALKRLNSSQKLNAAEKRKLRWAAKKAGKEFKDESVSTIEELTEIADRLLNEGNTEAYQMTYEMINTEIEDITKKNENAYDMFGEEDEVGANKQETSCENYLWFFNF